The DNA segment GGGCGGTAAGCTGTATAAGAATTTCAAGTCGGACATTCCGAATATCAAGCAGAAAGTGGCTGAGATGCCTGACCTTGAGCCGGTCGTTACGGACTTTACCGAGGCGGTTCTAAATCGCAAGAAGTTCGCACTGAACGAGGTCAACGGGCACCGTTCGTGTACGATGGTGAACATGGCGAAGATCGCGGTAAGACTTGGCAGAAACCTGAAGTTCGATCCGGACAAGCAGATGTTCATCGGTGATGACGAGGCGAACCGTATGATGCGTCAGCCGATGCGTGCTCCGTGGGTGATATAGGATGCATCTTAGCGACTGGCTTATTTAAATTTGAGAATTACGACTGGATATAAAGGAAGGTAAGAATATGAGAACTCTGAAGATGTTATTTGGGATGATGGTTGTGCTCAGCGCGATCGCGGTCGGTCAGGCGGCTAATCCTGCAGTTGACAGGATCACTGAGCAGATGCCTGCGAACAGCTCTGCGATGAAGGACAGCCTGGCTGTGCAGCTTGTTGGTATGACTCCGGAATCGGTTGAGTATCTTGCGGGCAAGCTGACGCCTTACGATAAGGGTCGGCCCGAGGCGGAATACGGCATAAGCGCGATGACCGATTTTATACAGGATCAGAAGAAAGATGCCATTCGCGAAGACTATGCAATGCTGCTGGCTGATATGATCGATGATGTGCCGGACAAGCTGGGCAAGGCGTTTTTGATCGAGCAGCTTCAGCTCGTAGGCGATGAGGAAGTTGTCGATACGGTGGCGGGATATCTCAATGACAGTTTTCTGTGTGATTTTGCGACGAGGACGTTGCTGACTATAGGCGGCGATTCTGTTGAGGCAAAACTGCTGGCTGCTTTTGACACGGCGTATCCGGAGAACAAGCTTCACCTGATGCAGGGACTCGGCGAGATGCAGAGCATGGCGGGGGCGGACAAGATACAGCCTTATGCTGCGAGCAATAACTGGAAGATGCGCAAGGCGGCACTGCAGGCGCTGGCGAATATCGGCAAGACTTCTTCGCGTGGTGTTTTGAAGAATGCGGTCAATGTCGATGATGCGTACAAGAAGGCGGACAATGCTTCGCTGTATTTGCTGTTCGCGCGTCGTCAGGCTGAGCAGGGCAAGTATGACGCTTGTGCGAGAATCTGCAACGAAGTAGCGGGTATGTTCGGTGACGAGAGCCATCTCAGTTTCGCGGCGGCAGACAGTATGGCCACGGCAATCGGACTTGATAATGTCGATAAGATCAAGAACGTCAATCTTCGCGAAAAGACAGAGAAGCAGATCAGAGCGAGTCTCGGAGCGGATTTTGTCAAATCTGAGCACCTGGCACAAGAAAAAGATCATGTAATTAAGGATCTTTCCGAGGAAGAGAAGCAGCAGGGATTCGAACTGCTGTTCAATGGTGAGGATATGACCGGCTGGGTCGGCAATAAGGACAGTTATGGTGTCAAGGACGGTATTCTGTTCTGCCGTAAGGGTACGGGCAGGAATATTTATACCGAGGATACTTATGACGACTTTGTGATGCGGTTCGATTTCAGGCTGCAGCCCGGTACGAACAATGGGCTGGGTATCAGGTCGCCTGCGACAGGTGACGCAGCGTATGTTGGCATGGAACTTCAGATACTGGATAATACCGCTGAGAAGTACAGCAATCTCAAGCCTTACCAATATCACGGCTCAGTCTATGGCGTCATACCGGCCAAACGCGGTTATCTGAACCCGGTCGGCGAGTGGAACCGGCAGGAAGTTATCGCGGACGGGCACAATATCAAGGTGGTCCTTAACGGAGAGACGATCCTCGACGGTAATATCAAGAAAGCCTCAGAGGGCGGCACGATCGACGGCAAAGACCATCCGGGTTTGCTGAACGAGTCCGGCCATATCGGATTCCTCGGCCATGGTGACTTCGTAGAGTTCAAGAATATCCGCATCAAGGAACTGTAATTCATTGCTGGTTCTGGCTTCAGCTAGAGAAATAGAGCTAAATAGAATAGTAGCTGCTTCGATACCAACAGAAGTATAAAGTTGGGCTCAAACTTGCCTTGATAAGCTTCGTCAGAAAGTTCTTTTTGCCAGACTAAAAAGCGATAAGCGTTCAGCTTTTGCAAGCGGTTAGATTGTATGCTGCGCTGCAAGGATAGTGTTGAAGCGGAGTCAGCCTTTCTTATCTATTGGTATTGCTCTTTTTTGGAACGACTCATTCAATAGCCATCACTGGAGGAGCAAAAATTGCGATCTGCTTCGCAAAAGGCGGACCAGAACTACAGCTTAACGTGATGAAGGGTATTAAAATGAGACAAGAGTATCAATTAGAATATTTTTTTTCGTAAAATTAACAAATTTACACTCCAACTTTTGGAATTGACAGCATGTACACCCGTCATCATTGATTGCAGCTGTTTATCGGGAGAAGCGATTGGATAAGATGTACAACGAAAATTCATCTAATTCAAACAGAAATGCGGAGGTCTTTCTACGTCTTCTGATGGCTAACAGGCGTGCGATCTACTCATTTGTTCTTTCATTGGTGGGCAGTTGGTCAGATGCTGATGACGTGATGCAGGACACAGTTACGGTCATGTGGCGTAAGTATGCTGATTTTGAAGAAGGAACCAATTTTAGGGCCTGGGCAATGCAGATAGCGCGTTTTAAGGTTTTTGAACATCAGAGAAGTAAGAAGGAACGGACCGGATTTGATGTAGAGATACTCAAGGATCTTTCCTCTCAGTCTTTGCGAAATAGTGAAGATCTGGACCACCGCATTGAAATTCTGCAAGAATGCCTGGACAAACTTGCAAAGAAGGATCGCAGATTGCTCAAGCTGAGGTACGAGCAGGATT comes from the Anaerohalosphaera lusitana genome and includes:
- a CDS encoding DUF1080 domain-containing protein, with the translated sequence MRTLKMLFGMMVVLSAIAVGQAANPAVDRITEQMPANSSAMKDSLAVQLVGMTPESVEYLAGKLTPYDKGRPEAEYGISAMTDFIQDQKKDAIREDYAMLLADMIDDVPDKLGKAFLIEQLQLVGDEEVVDTVAGYLNDSFLCDFATRTLLTIGGDSVEAKLLAAFDTAYPENKLHLMQGLGEMQSMAGADKIQPYAASNNWKMRKAALQALANIGKTSSRGVLKNAVNVDDAYKKADNASLYLLFARRQAEQGKYDACARICNEVAGMFGDESHLSFAAADSMATAIGLDNVDKIKNVNLREKTEKQIRASLGADFVKSEHLAQEKDHVIKDLSEEEKQQGFELLFNGEDMTGWVGNKDSYGVKDGILFCRKGTGRNIYTEDTYDDFVMRFDFRLQPGTNNGLGIRSPATGDAAYVGMELQILDNTAEKYSNLKPYQYHGSVYGVIPAKRGYLNPVGEWNRQEVIADGHNIKVVLNGETILDGNIKKASEGGTIDGKDHPGLLNESGHIGFLGHGDFVEFKNIRIKEL
- a CDS encoding sigma-70 family RNA polymerase sigma factor — its product is MYNENSSNSNRNAEVFLRLLMANRRAIYSFVLSLVGSWSDADDVMQDTVTVMWRKYADFEEGTNFRAWAMQIARFKVFEHQRSKKERTGFDVEILKDLSSQSLRNSEDLDHRIEILQECLDKLAKKDRRLLKLRYEQDFSIKEVAKQTRRPFYGLYKAMARIHTSLLLCVRRGLRLEGVEV